A genomic stretch from Candidatus Hydrogenisulfobacillus filiaventi includes:
- a CDS encoding protein of unknown function (Evidence 5 : Unknown function): MTGAAQGQPAAGSGARRRRAAWAGLFLAGALAAAAGLAWRAGRRAPVVTGARAALAWLAALGPGSPARWAVPGSQAAQLGTYLQRQAAAAAAGPLTLRGGRLEAFRLQGLQFTTGGASLDAAFVWVRELRVRGRPDLLTVRIRGQADLQLVPGPDGWRVVSAGLSFGTPASPLAPDTFSLPALARQGSPPLPQGAPGY; this comes from the coding sequence ATGACCGGGGCGGCGCAAGGGCAGCCGGCCGCGGGTTCGGGGGCCCGCCGCCGGCGGGCGGCCTGGGCGGGCCTGTTCCTGGCCGGGGCGTTGGCAGCGGCTGCGGGCCTGGCGTGGCGGGCCGGCCGCCGGGCCCCGGTCGTAACCGGGGCCCGGGCCGCTCTGGCGTGGCTGGCGGCCCTGGGGCCGGGCTCGCCGGCCCGCTGGGCGGTTCCGGGCAGCCAGGCGGCCCAGCTGGGGACCTACCTGCAACGGCAGGCCGCCGCCGCGGCGGCGGGACCGCTCACCCTGCGCGGGGGCCGCCTGGAGGCCTTCCGGCTGCAGGGGCTGCAGTTTACCACCGGGGGGGCCAGCCTCGACGCCGCTTTCGTGTGGGTGCGGGAGCTCCGGGTCCGGGGGCGGCCGGACCTGCTGACGGTCCGCATCCGGGGGCAGGCCGACCTGCAGCTGGTACCCGGCCCGGACGGGTGGCGGGTGGTCTCGGCGGGGCTCAGCTTCGGGACGCCTGCCAGCCCGCTGGCACCGGATACGTTCTCCCTGCCCGCCCTGGCCCGTCAGGGGAGTCCTCCCTTGCCCCAGGGCGCACCGGGGTACTAA
- the hemL gene encoding Glutamate-1-semialdehyde 2,1-aminomutase 1, whose translation MTTERRAGSRAWFERAQAVIAGGVSSPARSFKAVGGDPPVVMARARGAYLEDVDGNRYIDYLAAFAPLVLGHGHPRVLEAVHRQLDAGTLYGTPAPAEIELAEELVRVIPGLDQLRFVTTGTEAVMSALRLARAATGRRRLIKFAGTYHGHSDAMLVEAGSGAATAGPAIGGGIPPAVQADVITLPFNDPEALRAVMAREGREVAAIITEPVVGNMGIVPPQPGYLETMRSLADQYGALLIFDEVITAFRFRYGVVAESLGVVPDLYCLGKTIGGGLAAGAYGGRRDLMRLLSPQGPVFQAGTLAGNPLSSAAGLATLAVLRDENPYPRMEALAAELETGLRALAERVRVPLTINRVGSAFTVYFGRTAPVTNFREAAAADADRFARFHRAMLDEGVYLAPSRFEAWFVSAQHQPEDIRRTLAAAERALAALP comes from the coding sequence GTGACAACAGAACGGCGGGCAGGATCCCGGGCCTGGTTTGAGCGGGCGCAGGCGGTGATCGCCGGCGGGGTGAGCTCGCCCGCCCGCAGTTTCAAGGCGGTGGGGGGCGACCCCCCGGTGGTCATGGCCCGGGCCCGGGGGGCTTACCTGGAGGACGTGGACGGCAACCGCTACATCGACTACCTGGCGGCCTTTGCGCCCCTGGTGCTGGGGCACGGCCACCCGCGGGTGCTGGAGGCGGTGCACCGTCAGCTGGACGCGGGTACCCTCTACGGGACCCCGGCCCCGGCGGAGATTGAGCTGGCCGAGGAGCTGGTGCGGGTGATTCCCGGGCTCGACCAGCTGCGCTTCGTCACCACCGGCACCGAGGCGGTGATGTCCGCCCTGCGCCTGGCCCGGGCCGCCACCGGCCGCCGGCGCCTCATCAAATTTGCCGGGACGTATCATGGGCACAGCGACGCCATGCTGGTGGAGGCGGGCTCCGGGGCGGCCACCGCCGGACCCGCCATCGGGGGTGGCATTCCCCCGGCCGTGCAGGCGGACGTGATCACCCTGCCCTTCAACGACCCTGAGGCGCTGCGGGCGGTGATGGCGCGCGAAGGGCGCGAGGTGGCGGCGATCATTACCGAGCCGGTGGTGGGCAACATGGGCATCGTCCCGCCGCAGCCGGGCTACCTGGAGACCATGCGGTCCCTGGCCGATCAGTACGGGGCCCTGCTCATCTTCGATGAGGTCATCACCGCCTTCCGTTTCCGCTACGGGGTGGTGGCGGAGAGCCTGGGGGTGGTGCCCGACCTTTACTGCCTGGGCAAGACCATCGGGGGCGGCCTGGCCGCCGGCGCCTACGGCGGGCGCCGGGACCTGATGCGCCTGCTGTCCCCCCAGGGCCCGGTCTTTCAGGCCGGCACGCTGGCCGGCAATCCTCTTTCCTCGGCCGCCGGGCTGGCCACCCTGGCGGTGCTGCGGGATGAGAACCCCTATCCCCGTATGGAGGCGCTGGCGGCAGAGCTGGAAACGGGGCTGCGCGCGCTGGCGGAACGGGTCCGGGTTCCGCTCACCATCAACCGGGTGGGGTCGGCCTTCACCGTCTACTTCGGGCGGACGGCACCGGTCACCAACTTCCGGGAGGCGGCCGCAGCCGATGCGGACCGCTTTGCCCGCTTCCACCGCGCCATGTTGGACGAAGGGGTCTACCTCGCTCCCAGCCGCTTTGAGGCCTGGTTCGTCTCCGCCCAGCACCAGCCGGAGGACATCCGCCGCACCCTGGCGGCGGCGGAGCGGGCCCTGGCCGCGTTGCCCTGA
- a CDS encoding Stage V sporulation protein B — protein MGGSVWSGALWLSLGSLVSRLLGAVYRIFLPRILGDYGVGLFQMAYPLYAVLLALSINGVPVALAKATAAQRAAGRAAEADRLAAWTFRILLGVGSLLAAVVGLGAPWLARVVFREPAAAWSIRALAPALAFVAGEAALRGAFLGQRRTGPAAASQVLEQLVRVAVMFPLALALLPRGVHWAAAGATAGAPAGALAGTLLLLILNRRRGPRPRGPWPRAALLRLAADAAPMSLSGLLFPLLMLADSVVVPARLAAAGLGLRQATAAYGRLSGEAMPLVNLTLIAGAALAASLVPEVAQAVARGEGGRAEERVQQVVTLVWAAALPMSGGLMVLAPALTRLLYGGAGAAPALRVLAAGVGFLSLQQVLAAALQAAGRGWAPVANLVWGALLKLALSWALTPWLGIRGAAAGTVAAAVVAALLNWRAWRRQCQRPSDWTTLLAPAAWPLAATVVMGTAVQLWMAAAPAAGATAGLWALGAVAVGAAVYGLTLVAVGQAGVLARIWAGR, from the coding sequence GTGGGCGGAAGCGTGTGGTCGGGAGCCCTGTGGCTGTCGCTGGGATCCCTGGTATCTCGCCTGTTAGGCGCGGTGTACCGCATCTTCCTGCCCCGGATCCTGGGAGACTACGGGGTGGGCCTCTTTCAGATGGCCTACCCGCTCTATGCGGTCCTGCTGGCGCTGTCCATCAACGGGGTGCCGGTGGCGCTGGCGAAGGCCACCGCCGCGCAGCGGGCCGCCGGCCGGGCAGCGGAGGCCGACCGGCTGGCGGCGTGGACCTTTCGCATCCTGCTGGGTGTCGGCAGTCTCCTGGCGGCGGTGGTGGGTCTAGGGGCGCCCTGGCTGGCCCGGGTTGTCTTCCGGGAACCGGCGGCTGCCTGGTCGATCCGCGCCCTGGCCCCGGCCCTCGCCTTTGTGGCCGGGGAGGCGGCCCTGCGCGGGGCGTTCCTGGGCCAGCGCCGGACGGGGCCCGCTGCCGCCTCCCAGGTCCTGGAGCAGCTGGTGCGGGTGGCGGTGATGTTCCCCCTGGCGCTGGCCCTCCTGCCACGGGGCGTGCACTGGGCGGCGGCGGGGGCGACCGCCGGGGCGCCTGCGGGGGCCCTGGCCGGCACCCTACTACTGCTGATCCTGAACCGGCGTCGCGGTCCCCGTCCCCGGGGCCCCTGGCCGCGGGCGGCGCTGCTTCGCTTGGCGGCGGATGCCGCCCCCATGTCCCTGTCCGGCCTCCTCTTCCCCCTTCTCATGCTGGCGGACTCGGTCGTGGTGCCGGCCCGGCTGGCGGCCGCCGGCCTCGGCCTGCGGCAGGCCACCGCCGCTTACGGCCGCCTGTCCGGGGAGGCCATGCCCCTCGTCAACCTGACCCTGATTGCAGGGGCGGCCCTGGCTGCCTCCCTGGTGCCCGAGGTGGCGCAGGCGGTGGCGCGGGGGGAAGGGGGACGGGCGGAGGAGCGGGTGCAGCAGGTGGTGACCTTGGTGTGGGCGGCTGCCCTCCCCATGAGCGGCGGGCTGATGGTGCTGGCCCCTGCCCTGACCCGCCTTCTGTACGGGGGTGCCGGTGCGGCCCCGGCCCTGCGGGTACTGGCCGCCGGCGTCGGCTTCCTGTCCCTGCAGCAGGTGCTGGCGGCGGCGCTGCAGGCAGCCGGCCGGGGCTGGGCGCCGGTCGCCAACCTGGTCTGGGGGGCGCTGCTGAAGCTGGCGCTCAGCTGGGCCCTTACCCCCTGGCTGGGGATCCGGGGTGCAGCGGCCGGCACAGTGGCAGCGGCGGTGGTGGCGGCACTGCTGAACTGGCGGGCGTGGCGCCGCCAGTGCCAGCGGCCGTCCGACTGGACCACCCTGCTGGCACCGGCGGCCTGGCCGCTGGCGGCGACGGTGGTGATGGGGACGGCGGTACAGCTCTGGATGGCCGCCGCTCCGGCGGCGGGCGCGACGGCGGGGCTCTGGGCGCTGGGGGCGGTGGCGGTGGGAGCGGCGGTGTACGGCCTGACCCTGGTGGCGGTGGGCCAGGCCGGGGTCCTGGCCCGGATCTGGGCCGGGCGTTAG
- the spoVT gene encoding transcriptional regulator of sporulation / germination (Evidence 2a : Function from experimental evidences in other organisms; PubMedId : 8755877, 15063493, 15939023, 16159768, 18996130, 22522895, 27790204; Product type r : regulator), whose protein sequence is MKATGIVRRIDDLGRVVIPKEIRRTLRIREGDPLEIFVDRDGEVILKKYSPIGELGDFAKEYADSLYEAVGHITLIADRDAVIAVAGAAKKEFLNKPVGALMEKAMEERKTLTYNRNDHRPKGSLVGDEEEDKFTAEVIAPIIAEGDPIGAVVLCSREPDARMGEMEIKLAETAAGFLAKQMEQ, encoded by the coding sequence ACCGGGATCGTGCGCCGCATCGATGACCTGGGCCGGGTGGTCATCCCGAAGGAAATCCGCCGCACCCTGCGCATCCGCGAAGGGGATCCGCTGGAGATCTTCGTCGACCGCGACGGGGAGGTCATCCTCAAAAAATACTCCCCCATCGGGGAACTCGGCGATTTTGCCAAGGAATACGCGGATTCTCTCTACGAGGCGGTGGGGCACATCACCCTCATCGCGGATCGGGATGCGGTCATCGCGGTGGCCGGGGCGGCCAAAAAGGAGTTCCTGAACAAGCCGGTGGGGGCGTTGATGGAAAAGGCCATGGAGGAGCGCAAGACCCTGACCTACAACCGCAACGACCACCGGCCTAAGGGCTCCCTGGTGGGGGACGAGGAGGAGGACAAGTTTACGGCCGAGGTGATCGCCCCTATCATTGCCGAGGGCGACCCCATCGGGGCGGTGGTGCTGTGCAGCCGGGAGCCGGATGCGCGCATGGGGGAGATGGAGATCAAGCTGGCGGAAACGGCGGCGGGCTTCCTGGCCAAACAGATGGAACAGTAA